A segment of the Dunckerocampus dactyliophorus isolate RoL2022-P2 chromosome 19, RoL_Ddac_1.1, whole genome shotgun sequence genome:
ggTCACACTTTTAATAGTTAtgtattgcatttatttttaaacacatatGTATGTTAAAATGTGTTTCCAAGAACGGTATataactgcaagataaaggTAAGTAACATTTTAGAACCAACGTTTAATGTGATGCACTCGACATGATATTGTTAATACAGATCATGCCTTTAAAAATGCGTATTTTTTGAAGCAGCTTTTGAATTGGATTTAATGTGATTGTATGCCATGAAGCGACTGGGGATGGTGGATGTGTCTGAACTGATTAAACATTTCGATTTCCATACCTACCCATACCTAGCGATTTTAAATACATGTGCAcattgaataaaacaaaaatactacTTAGAATGGTGGAAATAGCCGAAGCATTAGTTCTTGCGATTGGTCACTAGATGGCGATATTTAGATGCCTTTGCGTCCTTCCCCTGTCCAAGGTACTGACTGACAATCACAAATAATCATTGAATTAAAGTAAACATGATTGTAAAATTAGCCACACTAAAAACTCAGAAGTGACACAACCAAAGCCTCAATCgttttgtactattttttttttttgttaagtgtAATTCCACGTGTCGAGGTGTTGCAAACGTTGGACACTAGATGGAAACATTAGAACTGAAATAatcttagcaggtttgaaaacgcttttttctcttctttcaaGATGTTGATCCTTTTGccacatgatttttaacattttttttggtaacgTTATATAATCTGATCTAAAGgtatgctttttttgttgttttttatgcttACTTTGTTTGCTTCATTTAATTAAAGTGTGATAGTCAGGACTAAGTCAttatattatagtatatatatagtatatattaatAGTCAACATTTGTGATATTCTGCCTTTTGTGGAACTGACTTTCTCCAGGTTTCTGATTGGCTCAAAAGGCCCCACAGTCCTCATTATTACGGTGCAACATGCTGTCTTCATGCAGACAAATTGTATTGCCAtaatttggggggaaaattcCAGTAATTGAAATTAAAGTACTaacttttcaaatgtttttattgtaaacttcattAGATAcaaatgcagtgttttttgtattGGTTTCCATTGCGCGTGTTGCACGAATATGCAGTATGAGTACACTAACTAAAATGTTTTACGATATTAGAAATGTGAATAATTAAACATATACGATATGTCCACGTGAACATAAGATATTGCACCACTTTTCATGTTCTTCATGTGCGTCTGCTGCGCCAACACTTAAGTTCCTCCCTCCTTTTGTCGCATTGTCTttaaaggagaagaagaagatgcagCTGCAGGGAACTGACGTTAACTTCTCGATGGCGCCTCCACCTCCAAAGCTTTGTGCACATTTGAGGAACAATGCGCGTCATCAACACTGCTCGACGTGTGCGTGCCTGATTTCGGAGTGGGCGGAGCAAAACCTGCAGACTTTTGGACGCTTGGCCGGAAGACGTGCAGCTGTGGCaggtatgcatgcatgcatgcgtgcacgcaggcaggcaggcaggcatgGTAGTCTTATGTGGTTCGGGGGACACGCGTCCTTCAAAACTCCATTCACAAAACGACGAGTTTTGGGTCGCAGGACAGAGCACGCTGTAGCTTGATGGAAGGCAGCGCTAGCTGTCTGCAGAGGTTCAAGTCAATGTGGAAAATAAGTGCAGCATGTATTGCGTCATTGCATTTGATCCATGTGATCATGTTTAATGTGTCATAGTCGTAGAAACTGGGACTTAATTGGACTGTTGATGGTCAACTTTACAATTCTGTAGATTGTAGACTGTAGATGTCAATGAATCATAGCTTGTTAAGCGTTTCTGGGTGTTAAAATGTATCATAGTTTCTCATTTCGTAGCAGCTTAGTTCCAGGTGGCACTGCTATATAGTCAATAACTAAAGGTATGCACCGTATTTAAACTTTTATaacatgttttgctgtttcaAAATGGCAGTCAATATGTACTGTTTTTTTACGATGACGTGTTCAAACTGTCCTAATGTGATATtgtttgtgaatattttttattttagattggCTCCCTCCTGTGCAGACATAGTCATCAATCTCTGCATCATCATGGGGAATACCAACGGCCACTCCTCAGGAGGTACGCCAACTCCACTAAAATGACACAATTTTTGGACACAGCCACTATGACCAGACCTATGGTCGTAATGAAACGAGACTAAACTGTTTACATTAAGGGATGACTATATGCAAaacatgcagcaaattgtatataaaacatagaacatataaatacatatccaTGCACATCTCAATGCACagaataatcatcaaacttacttatttgttcatataacacacacagagcaatgaacaacttcatgctccgtctcctttctgctccattctccttgcacagtgaggcgttcaggtgtaATTGTGCtaagcgctaattgtttttcatttttattcacgtaccccactttgggaaccaagGCCCCAGAATTCAACTAATGAACTGCACATTCTTAACATTTGAGAAAAAGTTATTTTGGACATTAAACTTTCTctcaaaagtacaaaaaatatatatatatacgatGTCTTTATTGTGTCATTAGCAAAAATGAttgctaaaaatatgttttggtgCTTCTACTGTATTGCCAAATAGTGCgtctaacaaactagtccacgGAATGGAGTacccaaacaaaacatccacacgttggtgactcagtttctgtgaagaatggatggcGATTCTTTTTTTGGTTAGGACACTACAGACAGACTCTCacctttattgtgtgtgtggtttatttgaacGAACAACCCTGTTTCTGTCTTCTTTCGTCCCCATAAGCAGTGTGTGCCGTGCactgatgaggcattcaagAGCACTGCACAATTTCCGAGTGTTAGAGGGATCTAtcctttattttgttattaaacacggctgcaaaaaaaaaagttgcaggtGCAGATAAAGTTGcagataaagaaggtgagaaacacgattgaattcaaaaaAGACGTTATAAAGTACAAAGGTAGTGTGTGTTACTacaggattgtaatgtaaaggttccttagTTAAGGAGGAGTGGTTTAACAGACACATAAGTGATTGTGAGCCGGGCCGGTACGTGTAATGACGATCGTACCTGCTACTGAAGTTGACAATAAAGTCCACGTGAGAAAGCATACAGctctaaccgtccactctttCAAGTTAAAGTTGTCACGGACTAGAATGAAATAGCGTCCGCGTGGCTCTTCCTTCCCActctcttctccttcctccTTATGGCCATCTTCAGTAgaaatgaagaagaaagaagtaaaaatgatgttaaatgtccatttatccatttcattcatcatgtgtCTGTATTCCGCcttgttttctgcacgtaaaactggattggatttacatgaattGTTATGGGGAGGAAAAATGATTCAGTTTTCATAGGTTTAGGTTTTTTGTTTAATCTGTTGGAACGGATGAATGATGAAAaccggggttccactgtatctttATTTTGGGCCTCACTCAAGCTCATTTTAAACTCTGTTTCTCTGTGGAGCAAGTGAGCCTGTGGGGAAAGAAACTATCTGATATTGCTGACAGAAGATAAATGATGAGTCTGCAGCTCCTGTAGTACAGCACAAGGGCAAGGAGTGGAAGCATGGAGCCCACTGccctgcatgcgtgtgtgtgtgccagctcAGATATtggcattaagagtgtttctgctgcatcAGGGTAGTGCACAAAGGGAGAGGACACAGTGCTGCATTGAGCAAAAGCAGTGACTCGGAACTTTTATTTAACCATCTCTCTTTCAGGATCTCCTTTAGATTTATTCCAAACTGCTCCTACGACACCATCAGAGGCAGATCTGTCCGCCTTGGCTTTATCCGtctgctcctcctccagcaAGACGCAGACACCCTCAATAGACATGGCGGCGCACGCTTCTCTCGCCACCACCTTTGCAGTTACAGACTGGGCACAGAAGCTGTCTCCTCCTTCCGAGTGGGCAGTCATAAGCGTAGACAGCGTCGTGTCTCCAGAGACAAACATAAGTGATGAAGTAGCGGGACACGAAGAGGCGAGGGCGGTGAGTCTGCCCAGCCTGTCATCAGTACCTGCGTCCAGGGCGTGGCCTTCGGAGCAGAGTTGGCAGGAGAGGGACAGCGGGTTGGAGCCTCAGGCTGCAGCGGAGACGTCTGCAGAGGATCTGTCCCTGAGCTTCCATGGCCTGGTGGAGCGGTACAAGACCTCACTGGGCATCAGCCCCAGCACTTCTATGGGAGCTGAAGGTCGGCCTTCTCTTTTTTTATCTTGGGTTTTCATTGGCGCAGGAATGCTTGTGCACAACTTTGTGTGTAAATATTATAAAAGTACAGGAAAATATTTGAATGGGTGAATATAAAGTGTTTCTTTTAGTTGTATCGACAGGCAGCCATTAGCGTAGAGAATCATTTAGAACACTGAtgatgaatcactttttcacgctTGTGTATGTCTTTGGTGTTCCTTGCGTGATCTGTCAGAACTGCTCAGACATTTCATAGCCGAGAGAGACAGACTCACCGACGAGGTAAACAGCCTGCGAGAGATGCTGAAGGTGAGTCCAACCTGTATTTGTCCAAGTTAAAcgttgttaaaatggcattttatttggtaaacactaaatggtgcttatgacttgtaaggattCAAAATGTTAAGCCAGTGACTTCCGACTTAACTCGACCTGTCTTGCCTTGACTTGAGACCTGACTCGAGACTTTTACAACAACTAAACATCTAATGTCTTAATTGGACTTGCTTCGGGGCTCGGGCTGGGCAATATATCTATTATTAATATATCAATATGTACTTTAAGCAAGATTTCAAAACAACAATATCAcccatatcgatatagactggatttgccaGTATCTCCcacatccctgcatgcaggaggaagGACCGAGCAGAAGGCCGGCAGCTCAGTTGAAGCAACggcgtctgcggtggaagaacTAGCCGGCAACCAAAAAGcagtagctcagtaatgtgAAGGTACTTCGCATTCAGagcattaaaacatatttttcaccaccttaaaactcaCAAACTCGAATACAAAGAATTTGTGAAGCTGCGCGCCGGCTGCACGACTCCTGCCACGACACAAAGCTCATTtgcttgcttctttttcctgttgcgttcctcatgaaagcaaaagcaaagtggtgtgctattataaacaggtgtcctatcacattgctacgATATgtaaaaatatcgggatatgcatcgtatatcgatattcaagcTAAATATgttgggatatgagttttggtccatatcgtcCAGCCTTACGGGCTAAGATCCAGATCAAGCTGTGGTAGTGGTTGTGACCACTTTGcaccgccacctacaggactggagtgatTTCACAATCAAATGAGACTTCATAAAAGGCATCATTTTGGATACACCTCTTGCATcagatctcattagattgcaaAATGTATCCTAAAGAACTGTTTTGCTATTAAAAACTTGATACACGAAGGGCTATTTTCTTTGTGCTCTGTGGCAGGCTGAGAGGTTAGAATGGCATCGGTTCCAGTGTGACATGCAGATCGCCGTGTCGGTGGCCGATCGTCTGCGAGCGGAATCGGAGCAGGCCCTAGCTGTGCTCCAGGGCAAACACAGGAGCGTGCAGAACCAGCTGGCTCAGGCCCACAGCAGACGGCAAGAGACCGAGCGAGAGCTTGAACGTGTACGGTCCGAACAAAGAGACGTGTGCACGAGACTGTCTGCACTTGAAGTGCAGCAGCAGCGTGAACAAGAAATGGAAGACACAACAGCAGCCTGCGGAGAAACGCCAGAGACACAAGACTCTGAGAAGGTTCGAGGGATGGAGATAGAAAATGCTACGCAGGAAGATGAAGTGACAGTGGTTAAAGGACAAAAAGAGGAGCCTGAAACTAATGATGAGACTTCTGGAAAAAGCTTCCAGCTGACAGGAAAGGGTATAGCAGAAGGATACCTTCGAAGTTTGGCTGCACgggagaagaaaaaagaagGACGGAGTCAAAGTGAGCCAAGGAAGATCGTCATGTTGTCTGAAAGATCTTGGTAGGTGTAGATGACATTTCCAAACTTACTACAATAGTCTTTACAGGagacattttatacatttttcttacTGTCTTGACAACATGCATGCTTCCGTCAAAATACACCAATGATCAAGAACATCCCTCTTTAAACAGCCTAGTCAGAGCAGCCTGTCCTCATGTAAATAATCCACTGCCCTCGTGTCCTGCAGTAGCTGTCAGACGAGGTTTGCTCTGTAAGGGCCGAGCAAAAAGCGAATGAAGTAGAGCTGTTGAAAGAATGAGTGTGACGGAGCGGCTTTGTGCATGTCTTACGTTGAAACGGAggtttgatgtaaaaaaacaaaacatcaagtAGGGATGCGCTGATCAGGTTTTCATGCTGCCAGTACCGATCATCCACGAGTGAAATCGGCCcctaccgatcacatagattaagtgtacatttttaaataaaaaaagatttattttcatagcttatttcaaccaaaACAAAGCGAATGTGTTTGTTGTACCGCAACATTAACagaatgctggtatccacaactcacattttgtatttcagaatgcatttatttctagtgttcacacattattaactgaaaacctgaatgaaaagcagcctTGCAGGCGCCTCTCGGTCGTGGGGGGCTCCTTGGGTGACcgctggctatatgatatgaaagggaaACCATCAAAtttggacaaaaacatatttgacttactttttctaAATCACTGGTGCTTTGCAGCAGCAGATAGTGCTCCCCTTTGCTCCCAACCATGGTGGGGACCCccaatcataaataaatgcatcCACTTTGCTATGATGTAATGATGTGTAACAATTTGTGCACCCAATAACACTGCagctctgcttttcttttggctTTGACGTGATATTAGTTCCGTATAGTCTGATTTGCCCGGTAAGCTTCTGAAACTCTGTAAATTAGGTCTATTCTTATGTCTTGGTGGAGAATCTGAGTGGCTTGCTTGGAAGACACATTTTCTGCAGTAGGCAGTTAACATAAAAATGGTAGCTGAAAAATCCAGAGACCCAAATATTTGGATACAAGCaattaaaaagtcagttttgcaTGATATGTCCCTTTTTAACTTGTTAACTTTTGACATTTTAGGAGTATGTCACGCCTTCCACTGCCAGCTGACGccgttaataataacaacacgagCTCAACGTTGCCATCATGCAAGGTAAAAACAGGTTCAgttcattgcaaaagaaatgaccAAAGCCCTGATCTTCCCCTGATTAACTTTCATTTCAGAAAGAGGAGCCAACACGAGCGAGAAATACGACTCACGGTTTGAAACGTGTGGACAGCTGCTCTAGCTTTCATGCAGGTGAGTTTAAAGCCTTCGGAGCACAAGATGGTCAACTGTGGTCCAGATCTGTACGACATGGACCTAGACATGTTGTTAATTTTAACATGCCCAACTTTTTCCTCAGGGCATCAATGTGGAGCGTGTGATTATTAGCCTGCCGCACAGCAAGGTGGTTCTGGGTTGGAATACGGCCTGGACCTCTCTGTGTGggatttgcatgtttgtccactggtgtgaatgtgagtgtgcacgcatgtatatagtgtatgtgtcatgtgattgactggtgaccagtccagtgtgtaccccctcacccaaagtcagctgggataggctccggctcTCCCATGAACAGGATAAGCTGCACAATGAATGAACTGTTTCCTCACATTCACAGCTTTTTTCGGTCAAAACGGTAATAAATGGACCGGTGCACTGACAAATCGCTTGCATTGTAATTTCCCCACATGACTACACTTCTCAGACAACATATTGTTGACTTGAAATCAAAATTTGGACGAGAACCACATAATACTGCGACTTGTGTGAGCACACACAAAAGTCATGTGTGACAGCAGTCAACAGAGGACCTGCTCCCTCTCTGGGATgcaataaaatgtcataattacaaCATCAGTCCTTCAAATTGAATGCTATTGGCAAAATGGAAGCATGTGCAGCAAGTGCAAGTACAAGCAGGTAATGGTGAGAAATTCTATGATGACTCCTAGTGAGGCCTGTGGGTTACCACGTTTGTGTGATTGTGACCGTTATGTATTTGTTGCAGGGAAACGGGATGAAAACCCAAATTCAGATACTATTAAGTAAGTAGAGTGTCTGCGTaaggctttttttaaaatgaatactgCACTGAATATGCTGAAATGCTGACACTTGTAGACCTCAGGACAGAGTCCGCTCCGTGCCTCGGCGTCACGGTGGCTCCAGAAGAAACTCCCTGCTCTTCTGGTGTCAAAGTCGTACTCAAGGGTATCAGGTTCAAAATCAgacttcatcttttttttttttttttactgaatacgAGTACTCAATCCTTagtaaaaaatgcaactttcatgTATTTTAACGTTTGACAGAATATTGATATCACAAACTTCAGCACCTGTTGGGAGGATGGTTTGGCCTTCTGTGCGGTCTATCACACTTACCTGCCCACTCACATCCCGTACAACAGCCTCAACCCAGCAGACAAGGTACAATACTACTTTTTATGTGTACATCTCTCAAGGTAATGCATTACACAGTACCTTCTGAAGGAGGCAATCATATTATTGTAACAAGATTCCATGAACTGAACCTTTTTAATAactccttcttttttttttaattccccaGAAAGGAAATTTGGAGCTTGCTTTTAAGACGGGAGAGTCTGTTGGAATCACAGCCACTCTGGTGAGATTTTAATTAtgctttaattttttattttattttattttttttatgaaaaaagcTGTTGAAACAATAAGAACGCGTACTGTGAAAATGTCTTCGGCCGCCACTAGAAAACCGGTTGTGCTCCGATTTTGgttcaacatttacaataaaagtgactgtttagAATGATTACATTAGCTCCAGAACAttgcccttctctcttcaattgtcattgttcactcatgacacaatccaggatgaagccctaaatatgccttcCACACTTATTGAACACATTTCAAGTGGGAAATggataggtactcaccactaatgattGATATGAAAGCTGATCAAAGAGCAGCTAGAACAAAAACGACGAAAAAAAACTCATCAGTGATGCATAAAGCCATAACCGTGCAGAAATTGCGGGTTTTCTAATAGTGGTACAGGTAtgatgtacattttacctgtgtcgtcactcattttctatgccgcttgtccttgtccttacaccctggactggtcggccagtcaaccgcagggcacatactgtattaacAAACAGTCATTCAtatttatggacaatttagagtcgccagttaacctaacgtgcatgtttttggaatgtgggaggaagccggagaacatgcacaacatgcaaattccacacagagatgcccaagcggcgattcgaacccaggtcttcccgatctcctgaccgtgcCCTGCCGCCCTGTATCATCACGTATTTATATGAGGTGttcttttgtggaaaaaatgtcttaaattaaagaatttttcttttttttttaaccaaaaatgtgaatttgCGAGCGGTGGATGCTGCATGGAGAAAGTGCACTCGGTTCTTGTACACAAGTGGATGAAAGCATGGCTCCACTATACTTCTTCTCCATATTACAACATTTGATGTAAAAATGTTGTCCATCTgtcaaaaaatgcaagaaagagAAGCCATGTTGGGATCTTAAGTAGCGTTACTAATACGTCTGATCGTGATCCAAATAAAACGGACCAAAAAAAGGTCATCTAGAAATGAAAGCTTTCCCAGTGGGAGCGATTTAGCCTTGTTGTTGGGTCTTTAGCATAAAATAAGTGTGTTCATTACTTTTGCCAATATCATTCAGTTTGGTGGATGATGCTGAAAGAGATTTGTTTCGGGTGAGGAGAAAACAGGTCAGATGTATGGCATCTCTAATGAGTAGTAGTACAGATGTTGCACTGAACTGCATACTGATTGTTTCTATGATGCATAAATACAATATATGCCCGGTGGAACTAATTGTAATCACCTGCAGCAATGCTTATTCTCTTGCTCTCTTTCATATCATCATTTTTTGCAGTCTACGGAGGAGATGCTGAAGTCAGATGGTCCAGACTGGCAGAAGGTTCTGGGCTACGTG
Coding sequences within it:
- the LOC129172722 gene encoding cytospin-B-like isoform X2, whose amino-acid sequence is MGNTNGHSSGGSPLDLFQTAPTTPSEADLSALALSVCSSSSKTQTPSIDMAAHASLATTFAVTDWAQKLSPPSEWAVISVDSVVSPETNISDEVAGHEEARAVSLPSLSSVPASRAWPSEQSWQERDSGLEPQAAAETSAEDLSLSFHGLVERYKTSLGISPSTSMGAEELLRHFIAERDRLTDEVNSLREMLKAERLEWHRFQCDMQIAVSVADRLRAESEQALAVLQGKHRSVQNQLAQAHSRRQETERELERVRSEQRDVCTRLSALEVQQQREQEMEDTTAACGETPETQDSEKVRGMEIENATQEDEVTVVKGQKEEPETNDETSGKSFQLTGKGIAEGYLRSLAAREKKKEGRSQSEPRKIVMLSERSWSMSRLPLPADAVNNNNTSSTLPSCKKEEPTRARNTTHGLKRVDSCSSFHAGKRDENPNSDTIKPQDRVRSVPRRHGGSRRNSLLFWCQSRTQGYQHLLGGWFGLLCGLSHLPAHSHPVQQPQPSRQGTILLFMCTSLKVMHYTVPSEGGNHIIVTRFHELNLFNNSFFFF
- the LOC129172722 gene encoding cytospin-B-like isoform X1; amino-acid sequence: MGNTNGHSSGGSPLDLFQTAPTTPSEADLSALALSVCSSSSKTQTPSIDMAAHASLATTFAVTDWAQKLSPPSEWAVISVDSVVSPETNISDEVAGHEEARAVSLPSLSSVPASRAWPSEQSWQERDSGLEPQAAAETSAEDLSLSFHGLVERYKTSLGISPSTSMGAEELLRHFIAERDRLTDEVNSLREMLKAERLEWHRFQCDMQIAVSVADRLRAESEQALAVLQGKHRSVQNQLAQAHSRRQETERELERVRSEQRDVCTRLSALEVQQQREQEMEDTTAACGETPETQDSEKVRGMEIENATQEDEVTVVKGQKEEPETNDETSGKSFQLTGKGIAEGYLRSLAAREKKKEGRSQSEPRKIVMLSERSWSMSRLPLPADAVNNNNTSSTLPSCKKEEPTRARNTTHGLKRVDSCSSFHAGKRDENPNSDTIKPQDRVRSVPRRHGGSRRNSLLFWCQSRTQGYQNIDITNFSTCWEDGLAFCAVYHTYLPTHIPYNSLNPADKKGNLELAFKTGESVGITATLSTEEMLKSDGPDWQKVLGYVESIFHHFEK
- the LOC129172722 gene encoding cytospin-B-like isoform X4 produces the protein MGNTNGHSSGGSPLDLFQTAPTTPSEADLSALALSVCSSSSKTQTPSIDMAAHASLATTFAVTDWAQKLSPPSEWAVISVDSVVSPETNISDEVAGHEEARAVSLPSLSSVPASRAWPSEQSWQERDSGLEPQAAAETSAEDLSLSFHGLVERYKTSLGISPSTSMGAEELLRHFIAERDRLTDEVNSLREMLKAERLEWHRFQCDMQIAVSVADRLRAESEQALAVLQGKHRSVQNQLAQAHSRRQETERELERVRSEQRDVCTRLSALEVQQQREQEMEDTTAACGETPETQDSEKVRGMEIENATQEDEVTVVKGQKEEPETNDETSGKSFQLTGKGIAEGYLRSLAAREKKKEGRSQSEPRKIVMLSERSWSMSRLPLPADAVNNNNTSSTLPSCKKEEPTRARNTTHGLKRVDSCSSFHAGKRDENPNSDTIKPQDRVRSVPRRHGGSRRNSLLFWCQSRTQGYQHLLGGWFGLLCGLSHLPAHSHPVQQPQPSRQERKFGACF
- the LOC129172722 gene encoding cytospin-A-like isoform X3 produces the protein MGNTNGHSSGGSPLDLFQTAPTTPSEADLSALALSVCSSSSKTQTPSIDMAAHASLATTFAVTDWAQKLSPPSEWAVISVDSVVSPETNISDEVAGHEEARAVSLPSLSSVPASRAWPSEQSWQERDSGLEPQAAAETSAEDLSLSFHGLVERYKTSLGISPSTSMGAEELLRHFIAERDRLTDEVNSLREMLKAERLEWHRFQCDMQIAVSVADRLRAESEQALAVLQGKHRSVQNQLAQAHSRRQETERELERVRSEQRDVCTRLSALEVQQQREQEMEDTTAACGETPETQDSEKVRGMEIENATQEDEVTVVKGQKEEPETNDETSGKSFQLTGKGIAEGYLRSLAAREKKKEGRSQSEPRKIVMLSERSWSMSRLPLPADAVNNNNTSSTLPSCKKEEPTRARNTTHGLKRVDSCSSFHAGKRDENPNSDTIKPQDRVRSVPRRHGGSRRNSLLFWCQSRTQGILISQTSAPVGRMVWPSVRSITLTCPLTSRTTASTQQTRKEIWSLLLRRESLLESQPLCLRRRC